CAGTGCTGAAGCTGAAAACTGAACTGTATTCCCCGGTGCCCACTTCGCTCACTGTTGCCACTCGCCAATAGTATGTGGTGAAGGGAGTTAATCCACTCGCCTGATACTCATTTGCTGTATGATTGAGGACGGATATCCCCATTGCTGAGAAGTATGGATCTTCGCTTAGCTGGAAGTTGTATGAAGTGGCACCGGCTACATTTTGCCATTGGAAATTGGGATTAGTAGGCATCCCTTCTGATTCCTGACCGGGATAGATCAGTGTGGGAACGGCGATCTGACTCACTATCGTAAAGGGAGTAAAGCTCTGATCCCAATGTCCGTTTGTGTTCAAAGAAAGCTTTATTATACAGTTGTCTGAATCCAATTCCGGCACTTCAGCCAATGTATAGCTGCCGTTGTTGGGAACTCCATTTGCCAAAACTTCCCAGTTAGTACCGCCATCGCTGCTAAACTCAATTTTCACAGTCCCATTGCTATTGCGCGATACCCAAGTGATCTGTTTTGAGGATCCGGAGAACCAGGTGACATTGCTTTGCGGAGAGGTGAGCTGAATATCGGTTATACGCAGGTCAAAGCTTATGCTTTCCCCCATTGTTCCGACATTATACAGATACAATCCCCCTGGCAGGTTCCAAGTGGTAAAACCGCTTGGGATCGTGTATTCCGTAAGTCTGGTTCTTCCGCTGTCTGCTGACATTGCTGCCTGATACAATTGACCGTTAGTTGAGTTATTGTTTGCCAGTGGACGGTAGATATAAAGCTCATCGGGAGGGCCGTCGGCATTTCCTTCAATCGCTTGATAGAGGCGATAAACCACCAGTCCATAATCCGGCAAATTACCGTCATAGAGTCCATGCGGTTTACGGTATTCCAAGACATATTTGTTTTCATTGTTCCAAGAATTTACCAGATAGATGTTGTTATCCGAAGAAGATGCCACTGGTTGCAGGCTATAGCTGCCGGACTCTGTGATCACAGGCGGATTCGGTAACCACTGTCCATAGCGGTATTTCATCCATGCACTCATGTGTTGAGGGGGATTTGCATTGTTCGCCATCAGATCCCAGCTACCGATCGGCGTAATATCGGTAGTCTCATATCTATAAAGGTCCGGCGCGCCCAAGGAATGGAACATCTCGTGAGCGAGAACGCTGGCACCGCTACTATTCAAAGAATTCTCCAGTTGAAAATTAAAGTCCCACACCTGAGCACCCTGAATATAGGCGTTAGCTCCGTAAAGCACCCAGCGATGAGGCCAGAGTAACTCCGCCCAACCATCTGTAGTGCCTTGAATAATGAAACAAACATTGTCCACATAGCCGTCGTCATCTCCGTCAACATCGATGGTATCCGGAATCTGATCTGCCACAAAGGCCGAGGCATCTGCCAAAAGTGTGTGTTCCCGCTCGGTTCTCTGCCAATAATCGTCCGGATCGTAACCCTTGGGATTGCTGGAGTTATATGGGCTGTAATATCCCCGGGGATGGCTGTCCACATAGCTTACAATGGTTGTTCCGTCAGATTCTGGGAAAAAGAAGGAATCCACGCTCAATTGCCCATAGGAAGCTGCTAAAAAGTAGTTCTTCATGGAGTTGTAATTCTGGCTGTCATTGTTGAACATATCGTCGTAGTATGTTATTGGACGCATAAACTGCGGGCTGTCGCTGAAACGGATGAAGATCACCAGATTGTGAAAACTGCCTACATGAGGGGATTTTGCGTTGGTATAATCCCGCATATTGGATAAACGTTCATACTTTTTTCTGATCAGGTTTTTTGAAAGATTGACGCCTTTATCTATAGACAAGCGGGCAGGATTGTCTCTTCCCACCACCAAGTTGGTAGGTGCCACATTCTCGCCATCCTGTGCGGCGTAAACATAGTATCCCTTATCATCACGAACGATGCTGTAGTTATCTTTATCGTGCAGCCAGTTGTGAAATTCGTCTCCGGAGGCAAATATCTCTATCTTGCTGCCGTCAGGTTGCTCTGCAGGCACAGGCAAAAAGCTATGCGGGGCAGCCGCGAGACCCGCGATAAACAGTGTAATCAGTAATAGTAACAGGTTTCTTCTCATCAGTTTTCCTCTATCTGTTCAGGACATAATTTTGTGATTTTACGCATTTCTCTGTGCAGTTACAGCTATAGCTCTGCCTTAAGGGGACAATCTTGAGCCGGGAAGCAAAGAAGAATTGCTCCAGATCCAGCTCAAATCCGCCAAAATCGTCCAATAGCTCTTGACTGGCCAAGATATCTATACCACCAGCTATCAGGGAGATATCGCCCTCACGTGCAGGTTCGAAATGGAGGCGAAATACAGCTCCGCTGCAGCTTCGTTCTGCAACTACTATCCTGGGCATCCGCCCCTTTTTGGCGTAGAAAGCAAGCTTTTTCTCGATGTATGCCTTTGCGCTGGTGCTTATCTGTATCTGCATTTTCGTTGTTTCCTAAAGTACAATAAATGTCTCTTATACCTGAATGATATTCAATTTATATTCCACATACCAGATTATTTTTCGTCATCAGCAGCATTTGCTTGCAGCTATGCAAGAACTTGGAGTTGCGCAATCAGAGCGAATATATTCTGGTAAGACCCCGTCTATCCTCACCCTGTACTTCTACGGGTACCGAAGTAGATATCATCGGGTAATCATCGAGTGAGCACTGGAGGATAACGGCTTGATATCTAGTTCGGCAATCGCTGATCTTCAGAGTGTGAAGATGGTATTTTGCTGCGGAAGGGCACTGCTCATACAGCTTTCGCAGTCCACCCAATCTGCGGAGGATTCCGTTCCTCCGGAAGATAGAGGCATAACATCGGAATGCTACGATACAAAAACTATAAACCGTCACCCAAAGCTTCAAATCGCCCTCACTTGGACAAATGGGGATAACGCCTTATTTGGTGCGGAGATATGATGGACTATGTTTGGACTTGGACATTGAGATTTTGGACGTTTCTGGACGAGTTTGGATCACTGAAAGCTGTAAATTGAGCCGAAATCAGACTATATATGAACTTTGACTTTTCGCTTCAAAATGATCGATTCATAAAGCCGCAGATGAAGTGACACAACTCCGATCAAATAAATATCGGCACTCTGTTCCAGATCCTTAGTCCGAACGTCAATATCCAATGAAGAACCAGAACCTCTTTTAAAAATAATAAGATCGCTTCACAGCCTTTCGACCATGCTACTAAGCCGTGAAGCTGGTTCTTTTTGTCCCTTGCGGGAGCGGGATAAAGATATGGACAGTCTGTGCCCGCTTGGCAGGTCCGTAAACCAGCAAATTCCGGCAATGAGAGTATTGCAGACGCGGAAGCCGATGTTGTTGTTGCCGTTGTTCGGGTTGTTGTTGTTCCGATTGGCAACCCGGCAGTTGTTGGCATTGTTGTTCCAGTTACCGCCCCGTTTCACACGGTTCGACCCGCTCTATTATCTTTACCCGATAGTGTTGCAAATCCTTTTAACCAATTGATGTGAATCCGCATAATACGCAAAAGCAAGCATGCTCTGTACAGAACGGTACAAAGCCGTTTCATCGATCTGATTAGTTTTACACTGATATTGCCTGAGCTTTATCTTTGCTGCCAGGCGTCTGACATTCATGGCTTTCATCCTGATTAGATGCTGAAAGATCCTGAAGCCCAAAAACGGCAATCCGTGAATGCGGCTATTAAGCAATACACTGCCTGGCTTCACTGCCAAATGCAATTCCTCTTCCAGATACTTTTCACACATCCAAAATGCCACTTTCAGATCTGATTTACTATTTGAAAAGAGGATCATGTCGTCCATATACCTGATATATGGAAGGTGCAGTTTCTCCGACACAAAGTGATCGAAACCATCCAGATACACATTGGCAAAAAACTGGCTGGTAAGGTTCCCGATCGGTAAACCTACGCCCTTGGGATTGGCGCCGTTGAGATTGCTGGTATCCAGGACCTTTCCGATCAGAGCCAGGATGTATGGGTCTTTGATCTTGCGCTCTATCAACTTCATCAGCACCTGATGATCGATGCTGTCAAAGTACTTGCGGATATCCAGCTTCAGATACCAATCAAAGCGTCTAAGGAAGCGCTGCGCTTGTTTTACCGCTGCCAAGCTCCCCTTATTCTTACGAGTAGCGTAGGAATGATGAATAAAACTCTTCTCGAAAACAGGCTCTATCGTGGCAATCAGAGCATGATGCACCACCCGGTCGCGAAAGCTTGCCACGCTGATCGTGCGCTCTTTGGGTTCATAGATCTGAAAGTAATGGTACGCTCTGGGTTGATAAAGGCCATCCTTCAGTTCACTTTGTAGCTGGCAGAGTTCCCGGTCGATGTTGAAAACATACTCTGCTGCCTCAGGATTGGCCTTATGACCCTTCAAAGCCCTCTGACAGGCTGCATAGAGTACAGGGAAACTACACAAATCGTCATATAGATATCCGTATCTTTTCATTGGCTTTTGCCCCAGCCGCCCACCATCACTCCCGTGTCATTGATTGCCTGGCTGATGTGCTGATACTGGCTGATACTGATATACATACGCTTTTGGCTCAAATAGAAGAAGACCCGCAGTTTCTCCAAGAGCAGATTCATGCGCTTCAACAGCGCCTGGCGTTCCCTGGTGTAGATCGCCTCCACGATGAGCTCCAATATCTCCAGGGCATAGTCCGTGATCCGGCTCCCGATGCTGAAGCGAACCGTGCGAGGATACTTCTCCACAGTGTTCAGTATCCAATCCAGCGTATCAAGCCATTGGACATAGATCGGGTACTGCTGGTTCTTGCTCATCGCTAATGTTCTCACTGATTATCTGCAATACTGTCTCGCTATATTCTTGCACCTTTTTAGCGCTTATCATCTGGATGTTTTTTAGCTCGTTACCGGTCTTTGGCTGTTTAATGGCAATTTGCTTTAGCTGGTTATTGGTAAATAGCAGATAGGGAGGCACCCCCTTTTCCGCAGCCAGTTCGTTACGCCATTCTTTGAGCGCAAGAAACAAGCTTTTCTGGGCATCTGTCTCAAGCTCAATGTCCTTGGATCCGCCTATTTTCTCTGTTTCATACTCGATGGCAAAGGTCCAAAAAAACTTCGAGTTCTGCCGAAAAAAGCGCTTCTCGATGCTGATCACGCTCTTACCAGCCAAAAAAGTAGCCAGAACGGAATCATCAAAACTCTTCCGGACGGGGTCGTATTCCAGGGTGAAAATCCTTAGCATCTGAGTTCCAAAGCGCAAACAGATCTTCTTTTCTTTGGGAAAGAAAAGAAACAAAAGAAAACCTGAGTCCCAGTGTAGCCGCATAGCCACCTTCGCTCCCTTGCTGCGCTTAGGTGAGCTCCGGTGGCTATGCTTAACTGAGTGCTTAGCTTATTCATTTTCAAAGTAAAAAGGTAAGAACCCCATAAATTTACAGACCTGCCCTGCAGACGCGGAAGCCGATGCTGACGTTGCCGCTGACCGGGTCGTTGAAGGACCGATTGGCAACCCGGCAGACGTTGGCATAGAGGGACCAGACACCGCCCCGAGGCACACGGTACGACCCGCTTGCAGGACCTGTCGGATTACTACTTGGACTGCTACTGTAATAGCTGCTGGAATACCAATCCCAACACCATTCCCAGAGGTTGCCGCTCATGTCGTAGGTTCCTATGCCGTTGGGGGCTTTAGTGCCGACGGGTTTACTGCCATAGGGTGAGTTATTGCCACTGTACCAAGCCACGGAATTAACGTCGTTAGATCCTGAATAAAGATATTCAGGGGTGTTTGTAGCTCCCCGGGCGGCGTATTCCCATTCCGCCTCTGTGGGCAAACGGTAGCCGTTGGCGCTCCAGTTGCAGATTGCTGCGTTCCAGGTGCTGTTGTTTGAGGAGGGCACAGAACCCCAATCGACAGGATCAGTAGAGCCGGAGATACTGTAAACGGGAGTAAGACCCTCCGCCATACTGCGCAGGTTACAATACTTCAGAATCGCATACCAGGATACATAATAGGCAGGGTAATTATCCCCCAGTCCATAATTACTTGTCCAGCTTGAACCTGGTTGCATATACTGGGAATACTCAGCCTGTGTGACCTCGTATTTGCCTATGTAGAACGAGTTCAAGGTAACGCTGTGTGTCGGCAGTTCATCGCTACCCCCTGAACCAGTGGTTCTGCCCATGATGAAGGTGCCGCCGGGGACGTAGATCATCTGGCCG
This sequence is a window from Candidatus Cloacimonadota bacterium. Protein-coding genes within it:
- a CDS encoding reverse transcriptase/maturase family protein, coding for MKRYGYLYDDLCSFPVLYAACQRALKGHKANPEAAEYVFNIDRELCQLQSELKDGLYQPRAYHYFQIYEPKERTISVASFRDRVVHHALIATIEPVFEKSFIHHSYATRKNKGSLAAVKQAQRFLRRFDWYLKLDIRKYFDSIDHQVLMKLIERKIKDPYILALIGKVLDTSNLNGANPKGVGLPIGNLTSQFFANVYLDGFDHFVSEKLHLPYIRYMDDMILFSNSKSDLKVAFWMCEKYLEEELHLAVKPGSVLLNSRIHGLPFLGFRIFQHLIRMKAMNVRRLAAKIKLRQYQCKTNQIDETALYRSVQSMLAFAYYADSHQLVKRICNTIG
- the avd gene encoding diversity-generating retroelement protein Avd — its product is MSKNQQYPIYVQWLDTLDWILNTVEKYPRTVRFSIGSRITDYALEILELIVEAIYTRERQALLKRMNLLLEKLRVFFYLSQKRMYISISQYQHISQAINDTGVMVGGWGKSQ
- a CDS encoding M6 family metalloprotease domain-containing protein, with the protein product MRRNLLLLLITLFIAGLAAAPHSFLPVPAEQPDGSKIEIFASGDEFHNWLHDKDNYSIVRDDKGYYVYAAQDGENVAPTNLVVGRDNPARLSIDKGVNLSKNLIRKKYERLSNMRDYTNAKSPHVGSFHNLVIFIRFSDSPQFMRPITYYDDMFNNDSQNYNSMKNYFLAASYGQLSVDSFFFPESDGTTIVSYVDSHPRGYYSPYNSSNPKGYDPDDYWQRTEREHTLLADASAFVADQIPDTIDVDGDDDGYVDNVCFIIQGTTDGWAELLWPHRWVLYGANAYIQGAQVWDFNFQLENSLNSSGASVLAHEMFHSLGAPDLYRYETTDITPIGSWDLMANNANPPQHMSAWMKYRYGQWLPNPPVITESGSYSLQPVASSSDNNIYLVNSWNNENKYVLEYRKPHGLYDGNLPDYGLVVYRLYQAIEGNADGPPDELYIYRPLANNNSTNGQLYQAAMSADSGRTRLTEYTIPSGFTTWNLPGGLYLYNVGTMGESISFDLRITDIQLTSPQSNVTWFSGSSKQITWVSRNSNGTVKIEFSSDGGTNWEVLANGVPNNGSYTLAEVPELDSDNCIIKLSLNTNGHWDQSFTPFTIVSQIAVPTLIYPGQESEGMPTNPNFQWQNVAGATSYNFQLSEDPYFSAMGISVLNHTANEYQASGLTPFTTYYWRVATVSEVGTGEYSSVFSFSTGALSEMPAKPQLLSPANFSYNQALDPELSWTPSYLAESYWLQIATNPFFGTPIFEVEYVTDTSLVPNILPANSVIYWRVAARNSFSVSGFSNAFRFSTGNWMDNDDNQNPALQTVLKPNYPNPFNPETTISFSLSDPNSETRLRIYNTKGQLLRELYRGIPGTPQMSLVWDGRDDEGRELGSGIYLYRLETGNEVQTRKMILSK
- a CDS encoding HRDC domain-containing protein; translated protein: MFLFFPKEKKICLRFGTQMLRIFTLEYDPVRKSFDDSVLATFLAGKSVISIEKRFFRQNSKFFWTFAIEYETEKIGGSKDIELETDAQKSLFLALKEWRNELAAEKGVPPYLLFTNNQLKQIAIKQPKTGNELKNIQMISAKKVQEYSETVLQIISENISDEQEPAVPDLCPMA
- a CDS encoding iron-sulfur cluster biosynthesis family protein, which codes for MQIQISTSAKAYIEKKLAFYAKKGRMPRIVVAERSCSGAVFRLHFEPAREGDISLIAGGIDILASQELLDDFGGFELDLEQFFFASRLKIVPLRQSYSCNCTEKCVKSQNYVLNR